Proteins from a single region of Ensifer adhaerens:
- a CDS encoding vWA domain-containing protein — protein sequence MSDDFEKLGRLTPPKASPEARARALAAAMQSFDEAEKNSTATQGSVQPVRPSSIFNRIWSPIMNRKLLAGSALATLLVVPAAAFLTLELTRNSAPFGERAEEIALRDQKQKAEPEASAARVDAENAARKREVVPQPTPKPALPATVVQDTKKPAPSQLAPDALSAHQQEAKAAEQRSAAAAEGEAEKFNADEIAGLLSRQSSAGGAKREAAMPAPVVQDEMLIAPEENRERFGKADSNPVKSVVTDPVSTFSVDVDTASYAFVRRSLMEGQMPERDAVRVEEMVNYFPYDWPRPETTAAPFKATVTVMPTPWNGGTRLMHVAIKGYDVVPAQAPKANLVFLIDVSGSMDEPDKLPLLKGAFRLLIERLKPEDTVSIVTYAGNAGTVLEPTAVKDKAKILAAIDTLQPGGSTAGAEGIDAAYGLAEKAFVKGGVNRVMLATDGDFNVGPSSDEDLKRLIEDKRKSGIFLSVLGFGRGNYNDALMQTIAQNGNGSAAYIDTLAEAQKTLVEEAGSSLFPIAKDVKLQVEFNPAAIAEYRLIGYETRALKREDFNNDKVDAGDIGSGHSVTAIYEVTPKGSPAVLNDDLRYAEAQKPAADASPRGGELAFLKIRYKKPDGDKSELITTPVTEANAVPTLDQASGDVRFSVAVASFGQKLSGVTALNDYSYDAVINLASAAKGADPFGYRSEFVNLVRLAKGLDGSRN from the coding sequence ATGAGCGACGATTTCGAAAAGCTTGGCCGGCTTACCCCGCCGAAGGCTTCTCCGGAAGCGCGCGCCCGCGCGCTCGCTGCCGCCATGCAGTCTTTCGACGAGGCCGAGAAAAATTCGACGGCCACCCAAGGATCGGTCCAGCCGGTTCGTCCAAGCTCCATCTTCAACCGGATATGGAGCCCCATCATGAACCGGAAACTGCTTGCCGGATCGGCATTGGCCACTCTCTTGGTCGTGCCCGCTGCCGCCTTCCTGACGCTCGAACTGACGCGCAACAGTGCGCCTTTCGGCGAGCGGGCTGAGGAGATCGCGCTGAGGGACCAGAAGCAGAAGGCAGAGCCCGAAGCATCGGCCGCACGGGTGGATGCCGAGAACGCTGCCCGCAAGCGTGAAGTGGTGCCGCAGCCGACCCCCAAACCCGCTCTCCCGGCAACGGTGGTGCAGGATACGAAGAAGCCGGCGCCGTCGCAGCTTGCTCCTGATGCGCTGTCGGCGCACCAGCAGGAGGCGAAGGCCGCGGAACAACGGTCCGCTGCGGCCGCTGAGGGGGAAGCTGAGAAATTTAATGCCGACGAAATAGCTGGGTTGTTGAGCCGTCAATCTTCAGCCGGAGGGGCCAAGCGCGAGGCTGCCATGCCGGCGCCGGTCGTCCAGGACGAAATGCTCATCGCGCCTGAAGAAAACCGCGAGCGCTTCGGCAAGGCCGACAGCAATCCCGTCAAGAGCGTTGTGACCGACCCGGTCTCGACCTTCTCGGTCGATGTCGACACGGCGTCTTACGCCTTTGTCCGTCGTTCGCTGATGGAAGGACAGATGCCGGAGCGCGACGCCGTGCGCGTCGAGGAAATGGTCAACTACTTCCCCTATGACTGGCCGCGGCCCGAAACCACCGCGGCGCCGTTCAAGGCGACGGTGACGGTGATGCCGACGCCCTGGAACGGTGGCACGCGGCTGATGCATGTGGCGATCAAGGGGTATGACGTCGTGCCGGCGCAGGCGCCGAAGGCAAACCTCGTCTTCCTGATCGACGTTTCCGGTTCCATGGACGAGCCGGACAAGCTGCCGCTGCTCAAGGGCGCCTTCCGGCTGCTGATCGAGAGATTGAAGCCGGAGGATACGGTCTCGATCGTCACCTATGCCGGCAATGCCGGAACGGTGCTGGAACCGACGGCGGTGAAAGATAAGGCGAAGATCCTTGCTGCGATCGACACGCTGCAGCCGGGCGGCTCGACCGCCGGTGCGGAAGGCATCGACGCGGCCTATGGCCTCGCTGAAAAGGCCTTCGTCAAGGGCGGCGTCAATCGGGTCATGCTGGCGACGGATGGCGATTTCAATGTCGGCCCGTCGAGCGACGAGGATCTGAAGCGGCTGATCGAGGACAAGCGCAAGAGCGGCATCTTTCTGTCGGTGCTCGGCTTCGGCCGCGGCAATTACAACGACGCGCTGATGCAGACGATCGCCCAGAACGGCAATGGTTCGGCCGCCTATATCGACACACTTGCCGAAGCGCAGAAGACGCTGGTGGAGGAGGCGGGCTCGTCGCTGTTCCCGATCGCCAAGGATGTCAAGCTGCAGGTGGAATTCAACCCGGCAGCGATCGCCGAATACCGGCTGATCGGCTATGAGACGCGTGCCTTGAAGCGCGAAGATTTCAACAACGACAAGGTGGACGCCGGCGACATCGGCTCCGGCCATAGCGTGACGGCAATCTATGAGGTGACGCCGAAGGGTAGCCCCGCGGTGCTCAACGACGACCTGCGTTACGCGGAGGCACAGAAACCGGCAGCCGATGCAAGCCCGCGTGGCGGCGAGCTTGCCTTCCTCAAGATCCGCTACAAGAAGCCTGACGGAGACAAAAGCGAACTGATCACCACGCCGGTGACCGAGGCCAATGCGGTGCCGACGCTCGATCAGGCATCGGGCGACGTGCGCTTCTCCGTCGCGGTTGCGTCCTTCGGGCAGAAGCTCTCGGGCGTGACGGCTCTCAACGACTATTCCTACGACGCCGTCATCAACCTTGCATCGGCCGCCAAGGGTGCTGATCCGTTCGGCTATCGTAGCGAGTTCGTCAATCTGGTGCGGCTCGCCAAGGGGCTTGACGGTTCGCGCAACTGA
- a CDS encoding RNA polymerase sigma factor has protein sequence MDAELVEKAVGGDRQAFGQLVERHYDFVHAVAWRWSGNASDAEDIAQDVCLRLGAAIRGFRGTSRFRTWLYTLTLNAARDHRRRQARDGRRMQAYASEQATIAPPDDPDDEQREALWASVRELPEKQCDAVLLVYAEGLSHAAAADVLGCSEATISWHVHEARKRLKTLLGKEAVRS, from the coding sequence TTGGACGCTGAACTCGTCGAAAAGGCGGTAGGTGGAGACCGGCAGGCTTTCGGCCAGCTGGTCGAACGCCACTATGATTTTGTCCATGCGGTCGCCTGGCGCTGGTCCGGCAACGCGTCGGATGCCGAGGATATCGCCCAGGACGTCTGCCTGCGCCTGGGTGCGGCGATCCGCGGTTTTCGCGGCACCAGCCGGTTTCGCACCTGGCTCTATACGCTGACTTTGAATGCCGCGCGGGACCACCGCCGGCGGCAGGCGCGGGACGGCCGGCGCATGCAGGCCTATGCCAGCGAGCAGGCGACGATCGCACCGCCCGACGATCCCGATGACGAGCAGCGCGAGGCGCTATGGGCGTCGGTGCGGGAACTGCCGGAAAAACAGTGCGACGCGGTGCTGCTCGTTTACGCCGAGGGACTGAGCCATGCGGCGGCCGCTGACGTGCTCGGCTGCTCGGAAGCAACCATATCCTGGCATGTGCACGAGGCGCGCAAGCGCCTGAAAACATTGCTCGGCAAGGAGGCAGTGCGATCATGA
- a CDS encoding phosphodiester glycosidase family protein: MPLFPKPFLVGAVLSAGLAGPALGACRDVSHLGQDYIACTFDPATSDIRLYNKDQAGVPFRSFRALSLELRHREEYMAFAMNGGMYHDDLSPVGLHIEEGQEQAPLNTNTGWGNFHLLPNGVFYVDDGKAGVMAAEAYRDAKLTPRFATQSGPMLVIDGKLHPRFLPDSTSLKTRNGVGVTSEGEVVFAISKRPVRFHDFATLFRDALDCPNALFLDGTISSVYSPDINRHDRLFPMGPMIAVVGKFPR; the protein is encoded by the coding sequence ATGCCGCTTTTTCCAAAACCCTTTCTCGTTGGTGCTGTCCTGTCGGCCGGTCTTGCCGGGCCTGCACTCGGCGCCTGCCGCGATGTCAGCCATCTCGGGCAGGACTACATCGCCTGCACGTTCGATCCGGCGACAAGCGATATCCGCCTCTACAACAAGGATCAGGCGGGCGTGCCTTTCCGCTCGTTCCGGGCGCTGTCGCTCGAACTGCGCCACCGCGAGGAATACATGGCCTTTGCCATGAACGGCGGCATGTATCACGACGACCTGTCGCCGGTGGGGCTTCACATCGAGGAGGGCCAGGAGCAGGCGCCGCTCAACACCAATACCGGCTGGGGCAATTTCCATCTACTTCCGAACGGAGTGTTCTACGTCGACGACGGCAAGGCGGGAGTGATGGCGGCGGAGGCCTATCGCGACGCCAAGCTCACACCGCGCTTCGCCACCCAATCCGGGCCGATGCTGGTGATCGACGGCAAGCTGCATCCGCGCTTCCTGCCCGATAGCACAAGCCTGAAAACCCGCAACGGCGTCGGCGTGACATCGGAAGGCGAGGTGGTCTTCGCAATCTCGAAACGCCCGGTGCGTTTCCACGATTTCGCGACGCTGTTTCGTGATGCACTCGATTGCCCTAACGCGCTCTTCCTCGACGGCACGATTTCGAGCGTCTATTCGCCCGACATCAACCGCCACGACCGGCTGTTTCCGATGGGGCCGATGATCGCCGTCGTCGGAAAATTTCCACGCTGA
- a CDS encoding ferredoxin, which yields MTAPAATADKIVEMIRAALAPHGLFLRGTVNFPSAEAAPLLADGRPAASVVLTGNIGGSLWPPFGAWRDGMPDRGGADPLDTWSKTVIQPVAESVGATCFFPSDPPWQPFQQWAMQAEGLKPSPLGILIHPRFGLWHGYRGALGFDRPLPETGERAAEHPCDRCTAKPCMSACPANALAEERFEVGLCRGHLRSEAGRAGCLSAGCLSRAACPVGSDSRYSEGQLRFHMAALSL from the coding sequence ATGACGGCGCCTGCCGCGACAGCGGACAAGATTGTCGAGATGATCCGTGCGGCCCTGGCGCCGCACGGACTTTTTTTGCGCGGAACGGTGAACTTCCCTTCCGCAGAGGCAGCACCGCTGCTGGCCGATGGGCGGCCGGCGGCAAGCGTGGTGCTGACAGGCAATATCGGCGGCTCGCTCTGGCCGCCCTTCGGCGCCTGGCGGGATGGCATGCCTGATCGCGGCGGTGCCGATCCGCTCGACACCTGGTCGAAGACGGTGATCCAGCCGGTTGCCGAGAGCGTTGGCGCAACGTGCTTTTTTCCGTCCGATCCGCCCTGGCAGCCGTTCCAGCAATGGGCGATGCAGGCAGAAGGCCTCAAGCCTTCGCCGCTCGGCATCCTCATCCACCCGCGCTTTGGCCTGTGGCACGGCTATCGCGGCGCCCTTGGCTTCGACAGGCCGCTTCCTGAAACCGGCGAGCGCGCAGCGGAGCATCCTTGCGATCGCTGTACCGCAAAGCCCTGCATGTCGGCCTGTCCGGCAAATGCGCTCGCCGAAGAGCGCTTCGAGGTCGGCCTCTGTCGCGGCCATCTGCGCAGCGAGGCGGGCAGGGCCGGCTGCCTGTCGGCCGGCTGCCTCTCGCGCGCTGCCTGTCCCGTCGGCAGCGACTCTCGATATTCTGAGGGGCAGCTTCGCTTCCACATGGCGGCGCTCAGCCTTTAG
- a CDS encoding trimethylamine methyltransferase family protein yields the protein MSDVTDQGAGEGGGRRARGEGRGAAARRASRTGGGPGPSLPYIQRKIREYEVLDEEGLQLIERNADTILEEIGIEFRDDAEALELWKQAGADVRGQRVHFPKGLCRELLKTAPSEFTWHARNPERSAQVGGKATIFAPVYGPPFVRDLEGNRRYATIEDFRNFVKLAYMAPSMHSSGGTVCEPVDIPVNKRHLDMVYSHIKYSDKPFMGSVTAPERAEDTIAMAKIVFGDDFVENNCVTLNLINANSPMVFDETMVGALKVYARHNQACVLSPFILSGAMSPVTVAGTLTQILAEVLAGASFTQLIRKGAPVLFGTFAASISMQSGAPTFGTPEPSLVSYGAAQLARRLKLPFRTGGSLCGSKVPDAQAAHESANTLNMTLLAGTNFVLHAAGWLEGGLISSYEKFMIDQDQLGMMQKMAEGVDLSENAQALDAIREVGPGSHYLGCAHTQANFQTAFYRSPLADNNSFEQWEVEGEKRIEQRANALCRSWLEHYEAPYLDPEIDEKLKAYIAMRKDSMPDAFT from the coding sequence ATGAGCGACGTGACAGATCAGGGCGCGGGTGAAGGCGGCGGTCGCCGCGCGCGTGGCGAGGGACGGGGAGCGGCGGCACGGCGTGCATCGCGCACCGGTGGCGGTCCGGGACCGTCTCTGCCCTATATCCAGCGCAAGATTCGCGAATACGAGGTCCTCGACGAGGAAGGCCTGCAGCTCATCGAGCGCAATGCCGACACGATTCTCGAGGAAATCGGCATCGAGTTTCGCGACGACGCCGAGGCACTCGAACTTTGGAAGCAAGCCGGCGCCGACGTGCGTGGCCAGCGCGTGCATTTCCCCAAGGGCCTCTGCCGCGAACTCCTGAAGACGGCGCCCTCGGAATTCACCTGGCACGCTCGCAACCCCGAGCGCAGCGCTCAGGTCGGTGGCAAGGCGACGATCTTCGCGCCGGTCTACGGCCCGCCCTTCGTGCGGGATCTGGAAGGCAACCGCCGCTATGCGACGATCGAGGATTTCCGCAATTTCGTGAAGCTCGCCTATATGGCGCCGTCGATGCATTCGTCCGGCGGCACGGTCTGCGAGCCGGTCGATATCCCGGTGAACAAGCGCCACCTCGATATGGTCTACAGCCATATCAAATACTCCGACAAACCCTTCATGGGCTCGGTCACGGCGCCGGAACGCGCGGAAGACACGATCGCCATGGCGAAGATCGTCTTCGGTGACGACTTCGTCGAAAACAATTGCGTGACACTCAACCTCATCAACGCCAACTCGCCGATGGTCTTCGACGAGACCATGGTGGGGGCGCTGAAGGTCTATGCCCGGCACAACCAGGCCTGCGTGCTTTCGCCCTTCATCCTCTCGGGCGCCATGAGCCCGGTGACGGTTGCCGGCACCTTGACGCAGATTCTGGCCGAAGTTCTCGCCGGTGCCTCCTTCACCCAGCTCATCCGCAAGGGCGCGCCGGTTCTGTTCGGGACCTTTGCCGCCTCGATCTCGATGCAGTCGGGTGCGCCGACCTTCGGTACGCCGGAGCCGTCGCTCGTTTCCTACGGCGCTGCCCAGCTGGCGCGTCGCCTCAAGTTGCCGTTCCGTACCGGTGGCTCGCTCTGCGGCTCCAAGGTTCCGGACGCGCAGGCAGCGCACGAATCGGCCAATACGCTGAACATGACGCTGCTTGCCGGCACCAATTTCGTGCTGCATGCCGCCGGCTGGCTCGAAGGCGGTCTGATCTCGTCCTACGAGAAGTTCATGATCGACCAGGACCAGCTCGGCATGATGCAGAAGATGGCCGAAGGCGTGGATCTTTCGGAAAACGCCCAGGCGCTCGACGCGATCCGCGAAGTGGGTCCGGGCAGCCACTATCTCGGCTGCGCCCACACCCAGGCCAACTTCCAGACCGCCTTCTACCGTTCGCCGCTCGCCGACAACAATTCCTTCGAACAGTGGGAAGTGGAAGGCGAAAAGCGGATCGAGCAGCGCGCCAATGCACTCTGCCGCAGCTGGCTGGAGCACTACGAAGCGCCTTACCTCGATCCTGAAATCGACGAAAAGCTCAAGGCCTATATCGCCATGCGCAAGGACTCGATGCCGGACGCTTTCACCTGA
- a CDS encoding corrinoid protein, whose protein sequence is MADDEIILEDLSDEELVQQMHDDLYDGLKEEIEDGTHILLKRGWTPYDVLTQALVEGMRIVGIDFRDGILFVPEVLLSANAMKAGMTILRPLLAETGAPKLGKMVIGTVKGDIHDIGKNLVGMMMEGAGFDVVDLGINNPVENYLEAIEREQPDILGMSALLTTTMPYMKVVIDTMKEKGMRDDYVVLVGGAPLNEEFGKAVGADAYCRDAAIAVETAKDFMKRKHNRLAAG, encoded by the coding sequence ATGGCAGACGATGAAATCATTCTCGAGGACCTTTCCGACGAAGAACTCGTGCAGCAGATGCACGACGACCTCTATGACGGCCTGAAGGAGGAAATCGAGGACGGAACCCACATCCTGCTCAAGCGTGGCTGGACGCCCTATGACGTGCTCACCCAGGCGCTGGTCGAGGGCATGCGCATCGTCGGCATCGACTTCCGCGATGGCATTCTTTTCGTGCCGGAAGTGCTGTTGTCGGCCAACGCCATGAAGGCCGGCATGACCATCCTGCGCCCGCTGCTCGCCGAAACCGGCGCGCCGAAGCTCGGCAAGATGGTGATCGGCACCGTCAAGGGCGACATTCACGACATCGGCAAGAACCTCGTCGGCATGATGATGGAAGGTGCGGGCTTCGATGTCGTCGACCTCGGCATCAACAACCCGGTCGAAAACTACCTCGAAGCCATCGAGCGCGAGCAGCCGGACATTCTCGGCATGTCGGCGCTTCTGACCACCACCATGCCCTACATGAAGGTCGTGATCGACACGATGAAGGAAAAGGGCATGCGCGACGACTACGTCGTTCTCGTCGGCGGTGCACCGCTGAACGAGGAATTCGGCAAGGCCGTCGGCGCCGATGCCTATTGCCGCGACGCGGCGATCGCGGTTGAAACCGCCAAGGACTTCATGAAGCGCAAGCACAACCGCCTGGCGGCCGGCTGA
- a CDS encoding entericidin has translation MKVKSLAIVGAVLVALSTLTACGNTIRGIGQDTANTVNATQAAGKKVAHSVN, from the coding sequence ATGAAAGTTAAGAGTCTTGCGATCGTCGGCGCCGTCCTCGTCGCCCTGTCAACGCTCACTGCCTGCGGCAACACCATCCGCGGCATTGGGCAAGATACCGCAAACACGGTCAACGCGACACAGGCGGCCGGCAAGAAGGTGGCACACTCCGTCAACTAG
- a CDS encoding DUF1638 domain-containing protein, with amino-acid sequence MEKVSSAIERAQPKKVHVIGCGAIAREILAICEANGLAHIDLNCLPAIWHNTPEKITPGIRDAIARARADGFERIFVAYADCGTGGHLDRLCEEEKVERIPGPHCYSFFAGNEDFARRWDDDITAFFLTDFLARQFEAFVIEPLGLNRHPELRDMYFGHYRKLVYLSQQEDLALQERAKKAADYLGLEYEYRFTGYGDLTTSLLRA; translated from the coding sequence ATGGAAAAAGTATCGTCCGCAATAGAACGTGCACAACCGAAAAAAGTTCACGTGATCGGTTGTGGCGCCATCGCGCGCGAAATCCTGGCGATCTGCGAGGCAAACGGGCTCGCGCATATCGACCTCAACTGTCTGCCCGCCATCTGGCACAACACGCCCGAAAAGATCACGCCCGGCATCCGTGACGCGATCGCCAGGGCGCGGGCTGATGGATTCGAGCGCATCTTCGTCGCCTATGCCGATTGCGGCACCGGCGGTCATCTCGACCGGTTGTGCGAGGAGGAAAAGGTCGAGCGCATCCCCGGCCCGCACTGCTATTCCTTCTTTGCCGGCAACGAGGATTTCGCCCGCCGCTGGGACGACGACATCACCGCCTTTTTCCTCACCGACTTCCTCGCCCGCCAGTTCGAAGCCTTCGTCATCGAACCGCTCGGCCTCAACCGCCATCCGGAGCTGCGGGACATGTATTTTGGCCACTACCGCAAGCTGGTCTACCTCTCGCAACAGGAAGATCTGGCGTTGCAGGAAAGAGCGAAGAAGGCGGCGGACTATCTCGGCCTCGAATACGAGTACCGCTTCACCGGCTATGGTGACCTGACGACGTCGCTACTAAGGGCGTGA
- a CDS encoding metal/formaldehyde-sensitive transcriptional repressor yields the protein MTHTIREKQKLINRVRRLRGQMEAVERMLEEEKGCAEVMQVIAGIRGAVNGLMAEVVEDHIHMHLAAADLSQKDRDKGAAELVDVVRAYMK from the coding sequence ATGACCCATACCATCCGCGAGAAGCAGAAACTCATCAACCGGGTCCGTCGGCTCCGGGGGCAGATGGAGGCGGTCGAGCGGATGCTGGAGGAGGAAAAGGGCTGCGCCGAGGTGATGCAGGTGATCGCCGGCATCCGCGGCGCCGTTAACGGCCTGATGGCGGAAGTTGTCGAAGACCATATCCACATGCATCTGGCCGCAGCCGACCTGTCGCAGAAGGATCGGGACAAAGGGGCGGCAGAACTGGTGGACGTGGTGCGCGCCTATATGAAATAG
- a CDS encoding pyrroline-5-carboxylate reductase, with the protein MKLGFIGTGALSSAIVTGLKSLPGEKTSVVLSPRNEEIAAGLAAEFPDVRVAVDNQAVLDDCDTVMLGVRPQIAHDVLPQLRFRPDHHVVSLIATFSRDEIAAMIGPVKRVTKALPMPMIAIRMGPTIIFPPDADMAAFFGRLGTAIEVASESEFDALSVATATYASYFKYLETIHGWLKDNGVDDAKGRDYVASLFAALGQAPETTPDSSFAHLAADYATRGGINEQVLRELTEHGTFDQFRESLNGIHRRITAVS; encoded by the coding sequence ATGAAACTCGGCTTCATCGGCACCGGCGCTCTCTCTTCCGCGATCGTCACCGGGCTCAAATCGCTTCCGGGCGAAAAGACCTCGGTCGTGCTGTCACCACGCAACGAAGAGATCGCCGCAGGCCTTGCCGCCGAGTTTCCTGATGTGCGCGTTGCGGTCGACAACCAGGCGGTGCTCGACGATTGCGACACGGTCATGCTGGGCGTCCGGCCACAGATCGCCCATGACGTGCTACCGCAGTTGCGCTTCCGGCCGGATCACCATGTCGTCAGCCTGATCGCGACCTTTTCCCGCGACGAAATCGCCGCGATGATCGGCCCGGTGAAACGGGTGACCAAGGCCTTGCCGATGCCGATGATCGCGATCCGAATGGGACCGACGATCATCTTCCCGCCGGACGCTGACATGGCGGCGTTTTTCGGAAGGCTCGGCACCGCGATCGAGGTCGCAAGCGAGAGCGAGTTCGATGCGCTGAGCGTGGCGACCGCCACCTATGCCAGCTACTTCAAATATCTCGAAACGATCCATGGATGGCTGAAAGACAATGGCGTCGACGACGCCAAGGGCCGCGACTATGTGGCCTCGCTGTTTGCAGCACTCGGTCAGGCACCGGAAACGACCCCGGATTCAAGCTTCGCGCATCTGGCGGCGGACTATGCGACACGCGGCGGCATCAATGAACAGGTGTTGCGAGAGCTGACTGAGCACGGAACGTTCGACCAGTTCAGGGAAAGCCTGAACGGCATCCACAGGCGCATCACCGCAGTGTCGTGA
- a CDS encoding pyridoxamine 5'-phosphate oxidase family protein produces MGDIQARHMILEFLRQHTLAVIATCGRDGRPEAAAIDFSVRDDLEIVFDTFEHTRKFANLLAQSRVALVIGWDDNITVQYEGDATKVPAGDLERYQEAHVKSVPAEREFVEKGAVVFRVEPRWIRYSDYTRNPPDVIELRV; encoded by the coding sequence ATGGGCGACATTCAAGCCAGACACATGATCCTTGAATTTTTGCGGCAGCACACGTTGGCGGTGATCGCGACCTGTGGCCGGGACGGCAGGCCTGAAGCCGCGGCCATCGATTTCTCGGTGAGAGACGACCTGGAAATCGTGTTCGATACGTTCGAACACACCCGTAAATTCGCAAACCTCCTGGCGCAGAGCCGCGTCGCGCTCGTCATCGGCTGGGACGACAACATCACCGTGCAATATGAGGGCGACGCGACGAAGGTCCCCGCCGGTGATCTCGAGCGATATCAGGAGGCGCATGTCAAAAGCGTCCCGGCGGAGAGGGAGTTCGTCGAGAAGGGCGCCGTGGTCTTTCGGGTCGAGCCCCGTTGGATCCGTTACTCCGATTACACCAGGAACCCGCCTGATGTGATCGAGCTTCGCGTCTGA